One Armatimonadota bacterium DNA segment encodes these proteins:
- the mraY gene encoding phospho-N-acetylmuramoyl-pentapeptide-transferase: protein MDRPLLAAAAAAALTLILGRWAIPRLGALQVRQRIREDAPARHRQKAGTPTMGGLFVLAAAGAVALALAPRTPQVVWILGLMAAFGAVGAADDVLALRRGRNLGLRARERLALQGLVAVAAAVALSRWALAGAAVQIPRVGAVALGPLYAAFVVVYLMGVTNAVNLSDGLDGLAAGLVAMAAGVYAVLAARAGRTDVAVVAAAVAGASAAFVWFNAHPATVFMGDVGSNGLGGALGGIAIAAREEILLLVVGLVFVLEAASVLAQVLYFKATGGRRILRMSPLHHHFELVGWSETQIVTRLWLVGLAAALAGLALGA, encoded by the coding sequence GTGGACCGGCCGCTGCTCGCCGCCGCCGCTGCCGCCGCCCTGACCCTGATCCTGGGGCGGTGGGCGATCCCCCGCCTGGGCGCGCTCCAGGTGCGCCAGCGCATCCGGGAGGACGCGCCGGCCCGCCACCGGCAGAAGGCTGGCACCCCGACCATGGGAGGGCTGTTCGTGCTCGCCGCTGCCGGAGCGGTGGCCCTGGCGCTCGCGCCCCGCACCCCCCAGGTGGTCTGGATCCTGGGCCTGATGGCGGCGTTCGGAGCCGTGGGGGCCGCAGACGACGTGCTGGCCCTGCGCCGCGGGCGCAACCTGGGCCTGCGCGCGCGGGAGCGGCTGGCCCTGCAGGGGCTGGTGGCCGTCGCGGCGGCAGTGGCCCTGAGCCGGTGGGCGCTCGCGGGCGCCGCGGTGCAGATCCCCCGGGTGGGCGCCGTGGCCCTGGGACCGCTGTATGCAGCCTTCGTGGTGGTGTACCTGATGGGCGTGACCAACGCGGTCAACCTCTCCGACGGGCTGGACGGGCTGGCCGCAGGGCTGGTCGCGATGGCCGCGGGGGTATACGCTGTCCTGGCCGCGCGCGCCGGCCGGACCGACGTGGCGGTCGTGGCGGCGGCGGTGGCGGGCGCATCTGCTGCCTTCGTGTGGTTCAACGCCCACCCGGCGACAGTCTTCATGGGGGACGTCGGATCCAACGGGCTGGGAGGGGCCCTCGGCGGGATCGCCATCGCCGCCCGCGAGGAGATCCTGTTGCTGGTGGTGGGACTGGTGTTCGTCCTGGAGGCCGCCTCCGTCCTGGCCCAGGTGCTCTACTTCAAGGCCACCGGAGGCCGCCGGATCCTGCGCATGAGCCCCCTGCACCATCACTTCGAGCTGGTGGGGTGGAGCGAGACCCAGATCGTCACCCGCCTGTGGCTGGTGGGGCTGGCCGCCGCCCTGGCCGGGCTGGCGCTGGGCGCGTAG
- the murD gene encoding UDP-N-acetylmuramoyl-L-alanine--D-glutamate ligase gives MEHARVDAVIRRLRGQAIHVVGPAGTEGAAVVDFLVGRGITTLTVHELRRPEEFEAEFARTHAWMEPEQRARAARRLQAYPIQWRWADRYLEGVEDADVVFVPQSWFRHPANAPLHRLRDRGALHSLTRLVFEICPCPVIGVTGTNGKYTVAHLVHQMLLASGLRAHVSGNDRTHVPAVYFLDAIRPEDWLVLELSNRQLVDLPYSPHIAVLTNLAPHHLDDHGSLEAYLEVKRTIVRHQGPGDLAVLNADNPYTAATAAACPQPYLFSRIRRLGAGAWVDGADFVIRHDRAEQRVPRRALRLPGTHQVENALAACLAASLAGATAEAMARVLEEFTGLPYRFRLAGDVDGVRYYEDSLATNPAAAAAAIRSMDRPFALIAGGIRPGATPDQFAPMAQALRDSPVKVVVLLGAAAPVLAQALRGLPVRLAATLEEAVEAAAAAVGPGEAVVLSPGCESFDQFTDYRERGDRFLALVRRRAGGGPSGGRP, from the coding sequence ATGGAGCACGCGAGGGTGGACGCGGTGATCCGCCGGCTGCGGGGACAGGCCATTCACGTGGTGGGGCCGGCCGGAACCGAGGGCGCCGCCGTGGTGGACTTCCTGGTCGGTCGGGGCATCACCACCCTGACCGTTCACGAACTCCGCCGTCCGGAGGAGTTTGAGGCGGAGTTCGCCCGCACCCACGCCTGGATGGAGCCGGAGCAGCGGGCGCGCGCCGCGCGGCGTCTGCAGGCATACCCCATCCAGTGGCGATGGGCGGACCGGTACTTGGAGGGGGTCGAGGACGCCGACGTGGTCTTCGTCCCCCAGTCCTGGTTCCGCCACCCGGCCAACGCCCCGCTGCACCGCCTGCGGGATCGGGGCGCCCTGCACTCCCTGACGCGCCTGGTCTTCGAGATCTGCCCCTGCCCCGTCATCGGCGTCACCGGAACCAACGGCAAGTACACCGTGGCCCACCTCGTCCACCAGATGCTCCTGGCCAGCGGCCTGCGGGCCCACGTCTCCGGCAACGACCGCACCCACGTGCCGGCGGTGTACTTCCTGGATGCGATCCGTCCCGAAGACTGGCTGGTGCTGGAACTGTCCAACCGGCAGCTGGTGGACCTGCCCTACAGTCCCCACATCGCCGTCCTGACCAACCTGGCGCCCCACCACCTGGACGACCACGGGTCGCTGGAGGCCTACCTGGAAGTCAAGCGCACCATCGTCCGCCACCAGGGTCCCGGCGACCTGGCGGTGCTGAACGCCGACAACCCGTATACCGCGGCCACCGCGGCGGCCTGCCCCCAGCCCTACCTGTTCAGCCGCATCCGGCGGCTCGGCGCCGGGGCGTGGGTGGACGGTGCCGACTTCGTCATCCGCCACGATCGCGCCGAGCAGAGGGTCCCCCGCCGCGCCCTGCGCCTGCCGGGCACCCACCAGGTGGAGAACGCGCTGGCGGCCTGCCTGGCGGCCTCCCTGGCCGGCGCGACGGCGGAGGCGATGGCCCGGGTCCTGGAGGAGTTCACGGGCCTGCCCTACCGCTTCCGCCTGGCCGGGGACGTGGACGGCGTGCGGTACTACGAGGACTCCCTGGCCACCAACCCGGCCGCCGCCGCGGCCGCCATCCGCAGCATGGACCGGCCGTTCGCGCTCATTGCCGGCGGGATCCGTCCCGGGGCCACCCCCGATCAGTTCGCGCCCATGGCGCAGGCGCTCCGGGACTCGCCGGTGAAGGTCGTCGTCCTGCTGGGCGCCGCCGCCCCGGTCCTGGCCCAGGCCCTGCGGGGGCTGCCGGTCCGCCTGGCCGCCACCCTGGAGGAGGCCGTGGAGGCCGCCGCCGCGGCGGTGGGGCCCGGGGAGGCGGTGGTGCTGTCCCCGGGGTGCGAGAGCTTTGACCAGTTCACCGACTACCGCGAGCGCGGCGACCGCTTCCTGGCCCTGGTCCGCCGGCGGGCCGGCGGCGGCCCATCCGGGGGACGACCGTGA
- a CDS encoding UDP-N-acetylmuramoyl-L-alanyl-D-glutamate--2,6-diaminopimelate ligase — MTTALRLLLQQISPVTVRGAVDRPVEAVVSHSDDAVPGSLFVAVRGRMHDGHTFVGQAVARGATVVVVERPVPVPDHVTQVVVEDSRRALAELSAAWYGHPSRDLTVVGITGTNGKGTTAHLLEAALTRAGYRTAVIGTLGVTVGAVTTPLQRTTPEAPELQGLLRRLADGGVQVVAMEVASHGLVLHRVTATRFRGAVFTNLTQDHLDFHGTLDAYREAKARLFRMVEPSGFAVVNADDPSAEAMARASRAPVTTYGVRAPADVRATDVQVGLDGVRFVAVTGDGRCPVRLRLRGRFNVSNALAALAAARALGVALEAAAAGLEDVAGVPGRFEAVDAGQPFAVIVDYAHTPDGLRRALEAARDLASGRVVVVFGCGGDRDRTKRPVMGRIACELADRVIVTSDNPRSEDPMAIIEEILAGTRGAADRVDVEPDRRAAIYRAVALARPGDVVLIAGKGHEPYQEIAGVRHPFDDRRVAAEALRAAGAAVHDDDR; from the coding sequence GTGACCACCGCGCTGCGCCTCCTGCTCCAGCAGATCTCGCCGGTGACCGTCCGGGGCGCCGTGGACCGGCCGGTGGAGGCGGTGGTGTCCCACTCCGACGACGCCGTCCCCGGATCCCTCTTCGTGGCCGTGCGGGGCCGGATGCACGACGGTCATACGTTTGTCGGTCAGGCGGTGGCCCGCGGCGCGACGGTGGTGGTGGTGGAGCGCCCCGTGCCGGTTCCCGACCATGTCACCCAGGTGGTGGTCGAGGACAGCCGCCGGGCCCTGGCCGAGCTGAGCGCGGCCTGGTACGGCCACCCCTCGCGGGACCTGACCGTGGTGGGCATCACCGGGACCAACGGCAAAGGGACCACCGCCCACCTGCTGGAGGCCGCCCTGACCCGCGCCGGCTACCGGACAGCCGTCATCGGCACGCTGGGAGTCACGGTCGGGGCGGTGACCACGCCGCTGCAGCGCACCACCCCTGAGGCCCCGGAGCTGCAGGGCCTGCTGCGCCGGCTGGCCGACGGGGGCGTGCAGGTGGTCGCCATGGAGGTGGCCTCCCATGGTCTGGTCCTGCACCGGGTGACGGCCACGCGCTTTCGGGGAGCGGTGTTCACCAACCTCACTCAGGACCACCTGGACTTTCACGGCACCCTGGACGCCTACCGGGAGGCGAAGGCGCGCCTGTTCCGGATGGTCGAGCCCTCCGGGTTCGCCGTGGTCAACGCCGACGACCCCTCGGCCGAGGCGATGGCCCGCGCCAGCCGCGCGCCCGTGACCACCTACGGGGTGCGGGCGCCGGCTGATGTCCGGGCCACCGACGTGCAGGTGGGGCTGGACGGCGTGCGCTTTGTCGCCGTGACCGGCGACGGGCGCTGCCCGGTGCGGCTGCGGTTGCGGGGCCGGTTCAACGTCAGCAACGCCCTGGCCGCCCTGGCGGCGGCGCGGGCCCTGGGCGTGGCCCTGGAGGCGGCGGCCGCCGGCCTGGAAGACGTGGCGGGCGTGCCGGGGCGGTTTGAGGCGGTGGACGCCGGCCAGCCCTTTGCGGTGATCGTGGACTACGCCCACACCCCCGACGGGCTGCGGCGGGCGCTGGAGGCGGCGCGGGACCTGGCCTCCGGGCGGGTGGTGGTCGTCTTCGGGTGCGGGGGCGACCGGGATCGCACCAAGCGGCCGGTGATGGGCCGCATCGCGTGCGAGCTGGCCGACCGCGTGATCGTCACGTCCGACAATCCCCGCAGCGAGGACCCGATGGCCATCATCGAGGAGATTCTCGCCGGCACCCGGGGCGCGGCGGATCGGGTGGACGTGGAGCCCGACCGGCGGGCGGCCATCTACCGCGCGGTGGCCCTGGCCCGGCCGGGAGACGTGGTCCTGATCGCCGGCAAGGGGCATGAGCCCTATCAGGAGATCGCCGGCGTCCGGCATCCCTTCGACGACCGCCGGGTGGCCGCCGAGGCCCTGCGCGCCGCCGGCGCTGCTGTCCATGACGATGACCGGTGA
- the murF gene encoding UDP-N-acetylmuramoyl-tripeptide--D-alanyl-D-alanine ligase: MTMTGEEILRATGGVVLSGTPAGCVVTGVSTDSRTLRPGELFVPLRGPRADGHDFIADAVRRGAAAALCARPVPDIPPGVLLVRVDDPLQALGHLARAWRRRLSVQVVGVTGSVGKTSTTQMCAAVLARRYRVAATREEWNAEIGVPLLLLGLRAHHQVAVVEMAMRGPGQISALVEMAAPSVGVVTAVGEAHLEFLGSVEAIARAKGELVAGLPPEGVAVLNRDDPLAWGLRTLCRGRVVGYGLSAGAEVTASDIRLDDGGTTFRLHAAGWTRQVRLSAWGRHTVSNALAAAAVGLVWGVSPDDIVAGLDAWRPPPMRLQPVRAGDVLVINDAYNSSPRSARAALEVLAEVGRGRRRVAVLGEMRELGPRSADLHREVGALAARHADVVVAVGGGAGALAEGAVQAGGRAVEYAPTVEEAARLAQALVRPGDVILVKGSRALRMERVVDALAARGEHPGSGDCGLSPGTGAGG; the protein is encoded by the coding sequence ATGACGATGACCGGTGAGGAGATCCTGCGGGCCACCGGGGGCGTGGTCCTCTCGGGGACGCCGGCGGGATGCGTGGTCACCGGGGTGAGCACCGACAGCCGCACCCTGCGTCCGGGAGAGCTCTTTGTCCCGTTGCGGGGCCCGCGGGCCGACGGCCACGACTTCATCGCCGACGCCGTCCGGCGGGGTGCGGCCGCGGCGCTGTGCGCGCGCCCGGTGCCCGACATCCCTCCGGGAGTCCTGCTGGTGCGGGTGGACGACCCGCTGCAGGCGCTGGGACACCTGGCCCGCGCCTGGCGGCGGCGCCTGTCCGTGCAGGTGGTGGGCGTGACCGGCAGCGTGGGCAAGACCTCCACCACCCAGATGTGCGCGGCGGTGCTGGCGCGCCGCTACCGGGTGGCGGCCACGCGGGAGGAGTGGAACGCCGAGATCGGCGTGCCCCTCCTGCTCCTGGGCCTGCGGGCGCACCACCAGGTCGCCGTGGTGGAGATGGCGATGCGCGGACCGGGCCAGATTTCCGCCCTGGTGGAGATGGCCGCTCCCTCGGTGGGCGTGGTGACCGCCGTCGGGGAAGCGCACCTGGAGTTTCTGGGCAGCGTGGAGGCCATCGCCCGGGCCAAGGGTGAACTCGTTGCGGGCCTGCCGCCCGAGGGCGTGGCGGTGCTCAACCGCGACGACCCCCTGGCCTGGGGACTGCGCACTCTGTGCCGCGGGCGGGTGGTGGGGTACGGCCTGTCGGCCGGAGCGGAGGTCACCGCCTCCGACATCCGCCTGGATGACGGGGGCACCACCTTCCGCCTGCATGCCGCCGGGTGGACCCGACAGGTGCGTCTGTCAGCCTGGGGCCGCCACACCGTCAGCAACGCCCTGGCCGCCGCGGCCGTGGGCCTGGTGTGGGGGGTGAGTCCGGACGACATCGTCGCGGGCCTGGACGCCTGGCGGCCACCGCCCATGCGCCTGCAGCCGGTGCGGGCGGGCGATGTCCTGGTGATCAACGACGCGTACAACAGCAGTCCCCGGTCGGCGCGGGCAGCGCTGGAGGTGCTGGCGGAGGTGGGCCGCGGGAGGCGGCGGGTGGCGGTTCTGGGCGAGATGCGCGAACTGGGCCCGCGCTCGGCGGACCTGCACCGGGAGGTGGGCGCGCTGGCCGCCCGCCACGCGGACGTGGTGGTGGCGGTGGGCGGCGGCGCCGGCGCCCTGGCCGAGGGAGCGGTGCAGGCGGGCGGGCGGGCCGTCGAGTACGCCCCGACGGTGGAGGAGGCAGCGCGCCTGGCGCAGGCGCTCGTGCGGCCGGGCGATGTGATCCTGGTCAAAGGATCCCGCGCGCTGCGCATGGAGCGGGTAGTGGACGCGCTGGCCGCGCGGGGAGAACACCCGGGGTCGGGGGACTGCGGTCTCAGCCCCGGAACGGGCGCGGGAGGCTGA
- the murC gene encoding UDP-N-acetylmuramate--L-alanine ligase: MIPPASRVHFVGIGGAGMSALARVLLERGYRVSGCDLRASETTRRLAAAGIAVSLGHDPSHLDAADTVVASRAVPEQSPEIVAARSRGMPVYHRAQLLAQVLAEGCGIAVVGTHGKTTTAAMITHVLAAGGRDPTALIGADVDGLDGNVRLGRGPWVVAEVDESDGSLLYVRPHAAVVTSLDTTDHRDYYRTAERLVETFARFVAQLPDDGFAVLCTDFPYVRDLRPRVRARVLTCGLSGRPDLRAEIQALAGGRTRCVFIREGRRLGPVTLAVPGRYNVRNALAAAAVGLAAGVEFDRIAQALQAFGGVSRRFAVRGDVGGVMVVDDYAHNPVKVAAVLRAARESWPDRRVIAVFQPHRYTRTRTTYRRFATAFADADELIITELYPADEPPIPGVSASLIVNAIRPHRPVTFLPDPAGVVEHLLEVVRPGDLVLTLGAGDIGRVADALVAALRAGRASAGGASSGRGGPGGREGER, translated from the coding sequence ATGATCCCGCCGGCCTCCCGCGTGCACTTCGTGGGCATCGGGGGGGCGGGCATGAGCGCCCTCGCCCGCGTCCTGCTGGAGCGCGGCTACCGGGTCAGCGGATGCGACCTGCGCGCGTCGGAGACCACCCGGCGCCTGGCCGCGGCCGGGATCGCGGTGAGCCTCGGCCACGACCCGTCCCACCTGGACGCGGCGGACACGGTGGTGGCCTCGCGGGCGGTGCCCGAGCAGTCGCCGGAGATCGTGGCGGCCCGGTCCCGCGGAATGCCCGTCTACCACCGGGCGCAGCTGCTGGCCCAGGTCCTGGCCGAGGGATGCGGGATCGCGGTGGTGGGGACCCACGGCAAGACCACCACCGCGGCCATGATCACCCACGTCCTCGCTGCCGGCGGGCGGGACCCCACGGCCCTGATCGGGGCCGACGTGGACGGCCTGGACGGCAACGTGCGCCTGGGCCGCGGCCCGTGGGTGGTGGCCGAGGTGGACGAGTCCGACGGCTCGCTGCTGTACGTCCGCCCCCACGCCGCCGTCGTCACCAGCCTGGACACCACCGACCACCGCGACTACTACCGCACGGCGGAGCGCCTGGTGGAGACCTTCGCGCGGTTCGTCGCCCAGCTGCCGGACGACGGCTTCGCGGTCCTGTGCACCGACTTCCCCTACGTCCGCGACCTGCGCCCGCGGGTGCGGGCTCGCGTCCTGACCTGCGGCCTGTCCGGACGCCCGGACCTGCGGGCCGAGATCCAGGCGCTGGCGGGGGGGCGCACCCGGTGCGTGTTCATCCGGGAGGGGCGCCGCCTGGGGCCGGTGACGCTGGCGGTGCCCGGCCGGTACAACGTCCGCAACGCCCTGGCCGCCGCCGCCGTGGGCCTGGCCGCGGGGGTGGAGTTTGACCGCATCGCCCAGGCCCTGCAGGCGTTCGGGGGGGTGAGCCGGAGGTTTGCGGTACGCGGCGACGTGGGCGGGGTGATGGTGGTGGATGACTATGCCCACAATCCCGTGAAGGTGGCGGCGGTCCTGCGGGCTGCCCGGGAGTCCTGGCCGGATCGGCGGGTGATCGCCGTCTTCCAGCCCCACCGCTACACCCGCACCCGCACCACATACCGCCGGTTCGCCACCGCCTTCGCGGACGCCGATGAGCTGATCATCACCGAACTGTATCCCGCCGACGAGCCTCCCATTCCCGGCGTGAGCGCCTCCCTGATCGTCAACGCCATCCGCCCGCACCGGCCGGTGACCTTCCTGCCCGATCCCGCGGGTGTGGTGGAGCACCTGCTGGAGGTGGTGCGGCCGGGCGACCTGGTCCTCACCCTGGGGGCGGGCGACATCGGACGGGTCGCCGACGCCCTGGTGGCCGCCCTGCGCGCCGGCCGGGCCTCCGCCGGCGGCGCCTCCTCCGGGCGCGGGGGCCCCGGCGGCCGGGAGGGAGAGCGGTGA
- the ftsW gene encoding putative lipid II flippase FtsW, with protein sequence MTGPPRRAPDPWVLVPVVILTGVGVVMVYSASAIVAHEWYGDSAFFLKRQATWAVLGLVALALAQRVHYLRLRPLAPALLAIGAVALVLVLVPGIGRTAGGARRWLPVGGPVSVQPSEGMKLALVLFLADALDRRGSRIGELRAIAGPVAVTAAVFGLILAQPDMGTALLTALVAGGMLFAAGARLRHLVGMGLAGLPVVAVAALGEEYRRQRLLAFVNPWADPQGAGFHIIQSLLALGSGGLRGVGLGQSRQKFYYLPERHTDFIFSILGEELGLVGGLSILALYGVLAVRGMRIARTAPDRFGSLLAAGLTVTIVAQAVINIGVTTGVLPITGVPLPLVSFGGSSLLFTMIAAGILLNISQHAGSDPSVRSSPGARVGRWPT encoded by the coding sequence GTGACGGGTCCTCCGCGGCGGGCTCCGGACCCGTGGGTGCTGGTTCCGGTGGTGATCCTGACCGGGGTGGGGGTGGTCATGGTGTACAGCGCCAGCGCCATCGTGGCCCACGAGTGGTACGGGGACAGCGCATTCTTCCTCAAGCGACAGGCCACCTGGGCGGTCCTGGGGCTGGTGGCCCTGGCTCTGGCCCAGCGCGTGCACTACCTCCGCCTGCGCCCCCTGGCCCCGGCGCTGCTGGCGATCGGCGCGGTCGCCCTGGTCCTGGTCCTCGTGCCGGGAATCGGCCGGACGGCCGGCGGGGCGCGGCGGTGGCTGCCGGTGGGCGGGCCCGTGTCGGTGCAGCCCTCGGAGGGGATGAAGCTGGCGCTGGTCCTGTTCCTGGCCGATGCGCTGGACCGCCGGGGTTCCCGGATCGGCGAGCTGCGGGCGATCGCGGGGCCCGTGGCCGTCACCGCCGCCGTGTTCGGCCTCATCCTCGCCCAGCCCGACATGGGCACGGCGCTGCTGACCGCGCTTGTGGCCGGAGGGATGCTGTTCGCGGCGGGGGCGCGACTGCGGCACCTGGTGGGGATGGGTCTGGCGGGGCTTCCCGTGGTGGCTGTCGCCGCCCTGGGGGAAGAGTACCGCCGCCAGAGGCTGCTGGCGTTCGTGAACCCGTGGGCCGATCCCCAGGGAGCCGGCTTTCACATCATCCAGTCGCTGCTGGCCCTGGGCTCGGGGGGCCTGCGGGGCGTCGGGTTGGGGCAGAGCCGCCAGAAGTTCTATTACCTGCCCGAGCGGCACACCGACTTCATCTTCAGCATCCTGGGCGAGGAGCTGGGGCTGGTGGGCGGGCTCAGCATCCTGGCCCTGTACGGCGTCCTGGCGGTGCGGGGAATGCGCATCGCCCGGACGGCGCCCGACCGGTTCGGCAGCCTCCTGGCGGCCGGTCTCACGGTGACCATCGTGGCGCAGGCTGTCATCAACATCGGGGTCACCACCGGCGTGCTGCCCATCACCGGGGTGCCGCTGCCGCTGGTCAGCTTCGGGGGATCCTCCCTGCTGTTCACCATGATCGCCGCCGGCATCCTGCTGAACATCTCCCAGCACGCCGGGAGCGACCCCTCCGTCCGGTCCAGTCCCGGCGCCCGGGTGGGGCGGTGGCCGACATGA
- the murG gene encoding undecaprenyldiphospho-muramoylpentapeptide beta-N-acetylglucosaminyltransferase, giving the protein MRVVIAGGGTGGHVYPGLAVAEALASLAPEAEIVFAGGDGLERRVVPRAGWPFRRILSRPWTRSGLRRIPGAALTAAGLAQSVVWLSRWRPRVVLATGGYAALPVGLAAVLLGIPLVVQEQNVVPGAANRLLARWARAVSVPHGAAGLGPRTVVTGVPVRSAALDGDRDRGRRRFRLEEGRTTVLILGGSQGARSLNAAAVRMAPALAGSPVQILHQTGEAHYAWVQRERDGLEASPPYTCVPYIEHVADSYACADLVVCRAGAGTLAEATAHGLPVVAVPYPHAASAHQEANARVLEEAGAAVVIADRDLSPRRLADTVADLCARPQVLQAMARASRSLGRPDAAREVAGLVLQAAGGRP; this is encoded by the coding sequence ATGAGGGTGGTCATCGCGGGCGGCGGCACCGGGGGGCACGTCTATCCCGGCCTGGCCGTGGCCGAAGCGCTGGCGTCCCTGGCTCCGGAGGCGGAGATCGTCTTTGCCGGCGGGGACGGCCTGGAGCGCCGGGTGGTTCCTCGGGCCGGCTGGCCGTTCCGCCGCATCCTCTCCCGCCCGTGGACCCGCTCGGGCCTGAGGAGGATCCCCGGAGCGGCCCTCACCGCCGCCGGCCTGGCGCAGTCGGTGGTGTGGCTGAGCCGCTGGCGGCCCCGGGTGGTCCTGGCGACGGGCGGCTACGCGGCGCTCCCCGTCGGTCTGGCAGCCGTGCTGCTGGGCATTCCCCTGGTGGTGCAGGAGCAGAACGTCGTCCCCGGCGCCGCCAACCGCCTGCTCGCCCGCTGGGCGCGGGCGGTGAGCGTGCCGCACGGGGCGGCCGGCCTGGGTCCCCGCACGGTGGTCACCGGCGTGCCGGTGCGCTCGGCGGCCCTGGACGGAGACCGGGATCGCGGCCGCCGGCGCTTTCGCCTGGAGGAGGGGCGCACCACGGTGCTGATTCTGGGAGGCAGCCAGGGAGCCCGCAGCCTGAACGCCGCGGCCGTCCGGATGGCCCCCGCGCTTGCCGGCAGCCCCGTGCAGATCCTCCACCAGACGGGCGAAGCCCACTACGCCTGGGTGCAGCGCGAGCGGGATGGGCTGGAGGCCTCGCCGCCGTACACGTGCGTCCCCTACATCGAGCACGTCGCGGACAGCTACGCCTGCGCCGACCTGGTGGTCTGCCGCGCCGGGGCGGGAACCCTGGCCGAGGCGACCGCCCACGGGCTGCCGGTGGTGGCGGTGCCGTATCCGCACGCTGCCTCCGCCCACCAGGAGGCCAACGCCCGCGTTCTGGAGGAGGCCGGGGCGGCCGTGGTGATCGCCGACCGGGACCTGTCGCCCCGGCGCCTGGCCGACACCGTGGCGGATCTGTGCGCCCGTCCCCAGGTCCTCCAGGCGATGGCGCGCGCCAGCCGGTCGCTGGGCCGACCGGATGCCGCCCGGGAGGTGGCAGGCCTGGTCCTGCAGGCCGCCGGAGGACGGCCATGA